ACGAAAACaactctctctatttctctctctctttctctctctttccagcTCTCTCTACTTCCGCTGCAGTATTCGGGGAGTTATTAGCCAGCCTTTTCGTATAAGCCAATGAAAGCGCCTTTGGCCAGCGAACGATTTCTTTTCTGTTTGTCACTGGTAATGAATGACACTATTGCTTCGCTCCCATCCGCCACCGGTAGATCCCTTACTCCCGGTTCTCCGAATATTCAAAAAGTTTCTTTAAAAAATGAAACTGGTATGGCAGCGATCGTCAGGGTAACAACGTGGTTAGGATTTAATTTAAGGCTTTTACTGGATCCATCTGATATCGGAGGATAAGTTTACACAAGATCAGGACCACTGAGTGTCAGGATTACTTAAACAGCTCACAAGGTTTATGGCGCATTCATGTTCTTGTTTTTGCTCACCTTCTCTTGGGGCTCATAACCAGTGTGGGGGACTGGTGAATAATTGAGTGGTCTCATAAAAGCTTATGAGGTTTTCACCTAAGACGactctttattgcgatagcaattatatggacactctcggctgaattttgccgcccACGTCGACGTCGAAgtgggcgtcgccgtcactcgccgtatatgtatacgtatctgtatatatgaaaacgcaagaaagaaaaaaaatccagaaaaagactccggtgcgcggaatcgagAGTCCGACCTCTGAATtgcgagtgcgaggcgttagccactgagccacgaaggggCACCTCTTTTAATGTTTaaatggcaagctattcatatctaccattTATCGCTGGTGATGGGTATCTCGGAGAGGAGCTTtagtgtttttagcattaccggCTAGATGGCGCAACGAGCACGCTTCGGctagggtgcctgaatggtttccctcgcccgccgctccGTACAGGGTGGGgacaaccgcgtcgtctgctagagcgTCCGCCATTACATATCTCACCCCAACGAAACACACTGCCTGCGCGCGCGTATGAGGAGAGTTTGAGAAGAGTTTAGTGCGAGAAATGGTATTTCGCGCTATAAAAAAGCAGTCTGAATATGTGCGTCTGTCATTGGAGACTGTTTGCAGGATAAATCTACATTAATTCATGAAGCGCACGCCTTTTCCTGTTACCTAAACTCACCGCACTCCTCAGTGGCTGTGCAGCGTGCCAGCCACTCAGTAGTGCTCGCATTGTACGCGTTGAACTTACTTCATCCTGCTTTTTCCCCCGCCTTGCGTGCCCTCGCAGCTCTGAATAATCTTGCGGGAATGAGATTCAGATTTGTTACACAGCTATTTTTCTGTTATAGCTGGTTGAGATAGTGAAACAGCGTAAACATCAATTGAATCTCTCGTTTTTATGTGACCACTGAGAAAAAAATCTTACTAAGTTATTGGAAAATACAAGATGAAATGCAGTAATAACGATTTTGATGCCCTATACCTGTTCAGTTTTTCTACTTTCCATAGATATATGTAAGCGAGCAATCTAATTATCCGAGAAGTATCACTCTCGTATTCTGCCTCTGTGACGCTGTGTCGGTATTGCTTCGGCCGCAATAATATTAACTTACCATAAACATTCTCCAAAGATCACAACCTTAGTCAGCTTAAAGATCACAACGCTGTTTTTATCTAAGAATGTGATATTGtataacaaataagaaaaatgtcTATGAACTTAAGGAGGAGGATGaagaaaggacagggaggttagccagttcacaatgaactcaaaatattttaatcaaacaataagtgttctgaaagaaaaaataataaaatttataaGTGACTGGTCCAGTTCGGCTGGTCACGGAAGGCTTACCCCAGCGCACGTCTTGCTTCCGTGTTCATTGACGCCGTTTGAACTAACGTGGCGCAAATGCACGCGAAGCCTCAGTCTTGCATAATTCGCAATAAGGAGTTTTGCTACGGCGTCACTGTGCTCGGAGCAAGTCTTTACGCAAGGGCGCACCATCTCGTTCAAATAATCGGTCACGGCCTTCAACGGGGACCTTAAGCGCAGCAAGCCCTCACTCCAACTTATGATGCCCCTGAAATGCTCTTCACACGACTTGAGTGTCAGCAAAACATCCTTGCTGGGATATGTGAGGTTGCCACCTTCACTCCTGTACTCCTTCAGAATAGTCAGAGTTGCGTGCTCGCTTTCAGTTGAGCCTAACAAGGCAGAATTACAATGCCCGCATCCCGCTACAACACTCAGCATACCTTTTAAAAGGAAGCCGCCGATGTAGAAAAGGATGTTGCATtcgttttcttgaagttcttcaatGAACAAAATTTCCGAGTCATCAATGACATCAGCTTCCACCTCCCCGTGCTCTTGTTTGCCTTTTGCAAGCATGTCGGCGAGGTACTTAGCATCGTCGACTTCGTAGCTTGACGTTCCGGGTGCATGAAGGAACTGACTCACGCACACAAGCTTCAGGGCACACTTTAAGTCATATGCGTTAGGAACAGGCTTCCTGATGCGCACCACCGAAAACAAATTTTCGAGGCAGTCTTGCAAGATTCTGCTCGTGAGGAAGAATTCGTATCCTTCACTGCGCAAGAGAATGTCTTGGAGACGAAGAACGACTTTTGTTGTTATTAGTAAACCTGCTTGCGAAGGCTTCCACTGTGCCTTGCTTCCCATCTTCATTCCTTGAAAAACTTCGAGGGCCGAGTTCAGTAGCTCAATTGATTCGTGGTACCTCCGCATGTCtcgaaggctgagagcaactgatGGGTGGCGGGAAGACATTAGCGTGTACCAGTTGAATACTAATTCTAGAAACCAAGCTGTTGTCTCTGCCTCCGGCTCTATCGCGTCCTCTTTAATTAGGTACCGAATCGCTGCAGGAGCTTCCCTGAAGAAGCGGACAGCAACTCCCACTTTCATTTTTGTGAAATGGCCTCGCGAAATGTGTAACTCTGAGAGCCTCGGGGCGACTTTCAGCTCTCGTTCAGCATCATACTTAATTACACTGCGCACATGGTCCACGTTCACTTCTTTTGATGGCAGATTGTGCTGGCATACTGTTGCATCACTCAGAAAGAATACTTCCGATGAAAGCAACTGTGACTTGACATTCTTCAGCACGTGTGCAGCATCtgctgtgaaaaacaattctttgtCTTCCAGACAGGGGTGAGGCACTGAACATACAGTAATGGAATTCCTGTGGCTGGAGAATCCGAGCTCGCGCCACATAGCCCGATTAGAAGCCCCCATGTCGCAAGTGACGACACGGATTCTTAAAGAGATTTCCGCGCAGAGCTGCACTATCTTCATGACGTAGTCCTTGAGGATACTACCCTCTACATGACTTCCGGTGAAGTGGTAGGCAATCACTTGCTTCCATCTCGTATTCAGGCCTCCTACCATGAACACTAGTGCGTGATGTGCAGGTTCGTCTGGATTTTCTGGCATAGTTTGCCCCCCCAACACCACATCCTCAGCGCGATCGAGCTCGTACCCGCGAGCAATCTCCATTTCATCCAAGAACAAAGCACAGTCTTTTTCAATGTCTTGCATGTTCTCTGCTTTGATTTTGAGAACATCGATGACTTCCGTCAAAATTCCGGGAAGAAACTTGAGGCCCTGAAGGCGACGTGCAAGGGTTTTTCCGGATGGCAAGGGGTAGCCCAGATTTCTTAGTGTCTGGTAACCAGTTTTTCCACAGGAAAACTTAATCTGAAGCGCCTGCTTGATTGTTTCTGCAGACCAAGTGCTTCCCTTATTACTCTGGCGCCCAAGAGCCTGCAGCTGGTCATCATTGAGGAATTTCAAACGCTGTCCGAATAATTCCATTTTGGTTTCCaattttttcacctgtttttttagTGCTTGAATGGTTGAGGTGGCTTTCCGATGGACTTGATGTAGCTGAGTGTATTTTCTGCCCATATCGGAGAGCTGCTTATTTAACTGCTTGTTTTCACGTGCCCCGTCAGGTGCATCGGCCGAGATCACAACTTCTTCCCTTTCCATAATGTGCGGTACTGAATCAGGCGTCTGAGAATTGCAGCTTTGCGGTTGCTGTGCGCCAAGACTGTCTGTGCGTGAATTTAAATTCGCCTGTGCACTTGTGAGTGGCGTACAATTAATGGCCGTAGAGTTGTCACCGCGTGTTTCTTGGCATGCATCAGGCAACACAGCAGGTCCTGCCCTGTCCTTTGGCGCCTTCCTTtgtggaggcaagcctgcagtgCAAAAAAGGACAGTCACAAGCTGCAAGTATTACAAGGTAGCCAGCTCTAATCACAGGCCTGTACTGGATTTTAGCAGTATTATAGGTTGCAGACATATGCCTTTTCTCAGGTCGCAGGCACGTACCCCGACTTTCTTAATATCCTCAAACGAGGAATTCCACGGATCATCCTAATTTTTGAAACTAAATCATTTTAGCCTTGTACTGTTGCCACCTGTTAGGTTCATACAGAATCTTTGACGCACAGTGAAACAGTAACTTACCCCTGAAAGGGAACACCGTTGGCACAGCGTTCGGCTTCAGTTTTATCCACTGGTCAGCTCGGTGCTGCTCGAAATGGCTTGCTTCAAAATGTGCCTGTAAGTCCGTTATGAACCATGAATTTTAGCTTAGCTTAGCCTAGACAGAATTACTAGAAAGACACAGTATACCACACAACTTTTATTGAATTTCGTGATTTGCAATAAACGAATGAAAAACACTTTTCTGTAAATACGCAATTTAATAACAAGCAGCCTATTTTGTTTATACATATAGTGACTAAAAACTGGTACAAACTTCAAATACTGCGGCTGCGCCACACGTTTCCATAGCTGCACTTTTAGAGatcgcaaaaaaagagagaaaaactgcAACTTAGACGTGAAGCGTTTACAGCACCGACAAAGTGACCCACAGACACGTatacacatttaaaaaaacaagtttcaAAGTTCTCGACGAGAAAAGAACACATGTCGGGATACTCACACTGCATACACACGAGGACTTCGTAGGCTGCCACTTGTCTCGCTTAATCTTCACCATCCATAGCAGCCTTCTTTTGGGCTCTGTCGGAAAATGGTAGAGTTTCCAACCATTTCTGGAGTTGTTCGTGCACATGGGCACGCAGCACCCAGTCATTTCCCTAAAAAAGTATATGACAGAGCGGCCACAGCTCCTTCTTTGCTCCCGTCGCTATGCGAAGTGAGATCTGCAATGGCGGCGGCCGTCAGGAAAAACCGGTCGCGGCGGCGAGCACCCCGTCAAACAATGTCCCCACCCTGCAAggagcggcgggcgagggaaaccattcaggcaccctagcttcggcgcgtgctctcatctcccacgcgtactttgccccgcagagAGGAGGAGGTGAACGCTCGCTCGGGCGCCTTTATCTCGCGGCGGGACTCCCAATTAGGGCTGCAGAAGGTGCGTCTTTTTTTTCCCTGAACTTCTCTCTCTCGCGTGTGCGATGGCGAGCATCGTACGTCTTGACTGATCTGTGGCTTTAAGCGGAACGATCTAAaacacccgccacggtggtttcgTGACTGTAGTGCTCGACAGGTGACACGAAATtggcgggatagaatcccggccaTGACTTCTTCATTTTCCGTGGAGGTAGAAGCGCCTTGattttcggtgcacgttgaagcAGGTCGaatttcccggagccctccactatatggcGCCCCTCATACTTGtatcatggttttggaacgttgactCCCAATACTTATTAACTATCTAAACACGCCaaggcccgccgcggtggtctagtggctaaggtactcggctgctgacacgcaggtcgtgggatgtaatcccggctgcggcggctgcatttccgatggaggcggaattgttgtataggcccgtgtgctcagatttgggtgcacgttaaagaaccccaggtggtcgaaatttccggagccctcctctaaggcgtctctcataataatatggtggttctgggacgttaaaccccacgtattaaAACACGCCAATAGTTTTTCTCGTCGGGGTAATCTGCAATTGTGATTGGATTGAACGCATACGCCAATTCGGTTTCGTTGGAACTGTGATATGGAGCTTCTATTGAGTAATACACTGTAAATAATTGCATGTACAATACTTCGGGAGAAAGCTTATCTGCCTCCTCAAGGTGTCAACTAACAAACAATAGcgtgtgcttagaaaaagcagttaacgattttgagtacttggtaatctactatgggagagcatagagccgtcccgcgGGCGTCACACTTTAAGGCCGTGTCGACAAAAAATTACGCCGTGACCGAGTTCACGGACAGGACTAACCAATGGCTAGGGATAAAACCCTTGGGTTTGACGCGGATTATTGTGAAAATACTTTGTTAAAATGTTCGTCGATTCAAAGTGTAGGTAGTTTCATATATTTAGAGTAAAATGTGCAGTACCATGGGAAAGCATTAAGCTGTCACAATCACAGGAGCCTACAAAAATACTAGAGGGTACGAAAGAAAAGGGAGGTTTTGTTGTGCACGTAACTTTGCACAATCGAAACATCGAAaccaagtaaagacagtgtataaatcttacaaatgagcaccaaaatccAATTTTTCTTACTGTATCCGAATGTTAAAAGTTAAAGAAACTTAAAATGGATCAAGTTATTCACATTTCAAAGAATGCCCCGCATGCATGCGTACTATAGTGGGTGCATGGCTAGTACAGAACAAGTGGGAACTCCAGATGTCCCTTCCTTACTCTAAAGAAACGAGTGTACCATGGTAGACGTAAAGCCTCTTCGCTGTGCGTTTTCAGCTGCTGATCTAGGcataattccacacaatgagccgtatTCTTTAGAGTGTGGGATAGGCTGCTCTATGAGGCTTGTGCCGTGCTTCtgctaaacagcgtcgccgccacagtacgtacCAGGTCACTGCGAAGACCAGTCTTGCGAACAGGCCACGTTCTGTTTCCATGCGCGTTGTACGAAAGCCAATGATGTATTCCACCATGCACCACACGCCTTTCGCCACCGAACACTCGAACATATGTTGGGCCGTCTCTTTTTTGACGAAGTTTGTACAGCGGTCATTTGGAACTactccccaatgtgctaaccgattacgcgtaggcaatgccctccatcttctcaaccagtcAAACTCGCGCACCTCTTTacgtaagtgtgtgtgtgtgtgtgtgtgtgtgtgtgtgtgtgtgtgtgtgtgtgtgtgtgtgtgtgtgtgtgtgtgtgtgtgtgtgtgtgtgtgtgtgtgtgtgtgtgtgtgtgtgtgtgtgtgtgtgtgtgtgtgtgtgtgtgtgtgtgtgtgtgtgtgtgtgtgtgtgtgtgtgtgaaatgcgcgcgcgtttagaaaaaagtggttaacgactcAGACTACTTGGTACTCTCAAATGGGAGAGCTTAAAACTGTCCCGTGGGCCTCGCAGTGGCACACACGATGAAGCCCACTTGGTGGGACCAGACGGCACAAGTTCGCCTGTTTAGAAAAATTAATTCTCACAGACGTCAATTACATTTCAACGGAACATTGTCTTCTTAGACATTCAATAAACATGATGACGAAAGACTTCATTTGCATGAACATGACGCTGAAAGAACATGCACGTTCGATGGTTCACTCAAACATAGCAACACAAAAATGTGTCACAGGAGGACAGATACACATATGGATATTGCAAGCTAAACAAGAGGCACCAATGAAACATGACTATGTACATTTCACATAATTACAAGTTTGCATGTCGTTTCGGCCGGCGCATCGACACAACAGCCTACGAATCAGACAAAGGagaagtttcactcgtccgtcacagaccgacacaaaagggcaagaccagtgccgaaaaAAAATCATTCATCGAAGAAGAAGAGGTCTTTCGACAgtacagacagcagctccgagtataCAATCTCTAAAATCGGGAAGAGTGCGTGGCAGCGGTTGCGTCAGAGGCAAATAACCGGCAACAATAAGAAGACCGGCGAAGTGGCCTCAAGAACTTCAGCATAACTGCAGCAGCACTCCATAGAAATCCAGCATGTGtgatgtacggctctccaaaaaaacACACGCAACGACACAATGTTTCAGAAAATGTTGGCTGATTTGCATCCCGAAGGGAACGTTTCGGgtatgttgctgactggaccatcctccgcctttcgaggcggtcgagagtgggaggGATGTTAGAAAACAGTgggtaacgacttagagtacagggtactcaactatgggagagcttagagCCGTCCCATGAGCTTCAAGGCGAttgtatgtttagaaaaagtgtttactGATTTAAAGTACAAAGTACTCGACTTTGGAAGAGTATAAAGCCGTCCCTAAACAAAATCGATAATAGTACGACGTTATCCCGAAAGTGGCGCAGAGTAAGTGACACCCCATATTAACTGTCAACACAATGCTAATCACCGTTCAAGACGAGGACTTAACAAATATCACTATATGATACCACCACAGATGGGCAAGTTATTGGTTGCTTTGTCTGCGGAATGGTGGCGCGATGGGGCACGTGCTAACTACACCTCCTCACTGCTGCAAGAGAACGTCATCAACCACGTCACTCTGTTATTTAAACGAATTATTCTGTATAcgatattgtcacgtgatcacagaacgacctcaacgtctgttcacaggagcagcactggacgtcgagccgaaccgaacgttagagaaCGAGCAcgcaccaaccgtcctcttcttctttcacaccatggcacatactcgcattggcatggctaaacctcgttccatgcctgtggcaatatcgACTGCATTCGCTCACATTCCGTCATATTCACCAGTTTCTGCACCACTTtggcgcgtgaaaa
This genomic interval from Rhipicephalus microplus isolate Deutch F79 chromosome 10, USDA_Rmic, whole genome shotgun sequence contains the following:
- the LOC142774722 gene encoding uncharacterized protein LOC142774722; the protein is MTGCCVPMCTNNSRNGWKLYHFPTEPKRRLLWMVKIKRDKWQPTKSSCVCSAHFEASHFEQHRADQWIKLKPNAVPTVFPFRGLPPQRKAPKDRAGPAVLPDACQETRGDNSTAINCTPLTSAQANLNSRTDSLGAQQPQSCNSQTPDSVPHIMEREEVVISADAPDGARENKQLNKQLSDMGRKYTQLHQVHRKATSTIQALKKQVKKLETKMELFGQRLKFLNDDQLQALGRQSNKGSTWSAETIKQALQIKFSCGKTGYQTLRNLGYPLPSGKTLARRLQGLKFLPGILTEVIDVLKIKAENMQDIEKDCALFLDEMEIARGYELDRAEDVVLGGQTMPENPDEPAHHALVFMVGGLNTRWKQVIAYHFTGSHVEGSILKDYVMKIVQLCAEISLRIRVVTCDMGASNRAMWRELGFSSHRNSITVCSVPHPCLEDKELFFTADAAHVLKNVKSQLLSSEVFFLSDATVCQHNLPSKEVNVDHVRSVIKYDAERELKVAPRLSELHISRGHFTKMKVGVAVRFFREAPAAIRYLIKEDAIEPEAETTAWFLELVFNWYTLMSSRHPSVALSLRDMRRYHESIELLNSALEVFQGMKMGSKAQWKPSQAGLLITTKVVLRLQDILLRSEGYEFFLTSRILQDCLENLFSVVRIRKPVPNAYDLKCALKLVCVSQFLHAPGTSSYEVDDAKYLADMLAKGKQEHGEVEADVIDDSEILFIEELQENECNILFYIGGFLLKGMLSVVAGCGHCNSALLGSTESEHATLTILKEYRSEGGNLTYPSKDVLLTLKSCEEHFRGIISWSEGLLRLRSPLKAVTDYLNEMVRPCVKTCSEHSDAVAKLLIANYARLRLRVHLRHVSSNGVNEHGSKTCAGVSLP